From the genome of Ananas comosus cultivar F153 linkage group 16, ASM154086v1, whole genome shotgun sequence, one region includes:
- the LOC109722125 gene encoding V-type proton ATPase subunit d1-like — MVYHCLSFSVSTRYVYWKLYSNFGIPITYGHEELTVCEDIDQVHAVVEKYPPYQPIFTKMSYGETQMLDEGLFMKKSCITFLLIILMQFQYAVFFGYIRLREQEMRNLMWISECVAQNQNVEGS, encoded by the exons ATGGTGTATCATTGCTTAAGCTTCTCTGTGTCGACTAGATATGTCTATTGGAAGCTCTATTCTAACTTTG GCATCCCTATCACCTATGGGCATGAGGAACTTACTGTCTGCGAGGACATTGACCAG GTGCATGCTGTGGTGGAAAAGTATCCACCATATCAGCCTATTTTCACTAAGATGTCCTATGGAGAAACCCAAATGCTCGACGAAGGCCTTTTTatgaagaagag TTGCATAACCTTTTTGTTGATTATTTTGATGCAGTTTCAGTACGCCGTCTTCTTTGGTTACATTAGATTGAGGGAGCAGGAGATGAGGAACCTGATGTGGATCTCGGAATGTGTTGCACAGAACCAAAATGTCGAGGGTTCATGA
- the LOC109722228 gene encoding ATP-dependent Clp protease proteolytic subunit-related protein 1, chloroplastic-like, producing MALALRCPLVSVSALCSSSSSSSSSSSSSSSSSSPRGAAAKSSFLPSLKPLLAAAAPNPRPDASRRSRMSLRCESGDPKSYDHIPKRFREENLKDGLMENYKNAPRHLYGLTASQMDMFMTEDNPASRQAEKVTEESISSARNYLDNGGMYSLSGMTDGFSKYSMSVSMYRGGARGYGRPRTAPPDLPSLLLDARIVYLGMPIVPAVTELLVAQFMWLDYDNPSKPIYLYINSSGTQNEKMETVGSETEAYAIADTIAYCKSKVYTVNCGMAYGQAAMLLSLGAKGYRALQPNASTKLYLPKVNKSSGAVIDMWIKAKELDANTEYYIELLAKGIGKPKEEIKKDIERPKYFQAQEAIAYGIADKIIDARDAAFEKRNYDEMLAQSKAMRRGAGVGPQAAPSGFR from the exons ATGGCTCTCGCTCTCCGATGCCCCCTCGTCTCCGTCTCCGCCCTATgctcttcgtcgtcgtcgtcctcctcctcctcctcctcctcttcttcttcttcttctccccgAGGAGCGGCGGCGAAGAGCTCCTTTTTGCCCTCGCTCAAGCCGCTTCTCGCCGCGGCTGCGCCCAATCCTCGCCCAGATGCTTCTCGGAGGAGCAGGATGAGTTTGAGATGCGAGTCGGGGGATCCCAAGAGCTACGACCACATCCCGAAGCGGTTTCGGGAGGAAAATCTCAAGGATGGAT TGATGGAAAATTACAAGAATGCTCCTCGACATCTATACGGCCTTACTGCTTCCCAGATGGACATGTTTATGACAGAAGACAATCCAGCATCTAGGCAGGCAGAGAAAGTTACCGAG GAAAGCATTTCCTCGGCTAGAAACTACCTCGATAATGGAGGTATGTATAGTTTATCCGGCATGACAGATGGCTTCTCGAAATATAGTATGAGTGTGAGTATGTACCGAGGAGGAGCTCGAGGATATGGAAGACCCAGAACCGCTCCTCCGGATTTGCCTTCTTTGCTCTTAGATGCCCGAATTGTCTACCTTGGAATGCCT aTTGTTCCAGCTGTGACTGAGCTTCTTGTTGCTCAGTTTATGTGGTTAGACTACGATAATCCCTCCAAGCCTATATACTTGTATATTAATTCATCAGGGACGCAG AATGAGAAGATGGAGACTGTTGGATCTGAAACTGAGGCGTACGCCATTGCTGACACTATTGCT TATTGTAAATCCAAGGTTTACACAGTGAATTGTGGCATGGCCTATGGCCAGGCAGCGATGCTGTTGTCCCTCGGTGCGAAGGGTTATCGAGCTCTGCAGCCAAACGCTTCCA CTAAATTGTACCTGCCTAAAGTTAATAAATCTAGCGGAGCAGTCATTGATATGTGGATTAAG GCAAAAGAACTCGATGCGAACACTGAATACTACATAGAATTGCTGGCAAAAGGAATTGGTAAACCAAAGGAGGAGATTAAGAAAGATATCGAGCGCCCGAAATATTTCCAAGCACAAGAAGCGATCGCATATGGAATTGCAGACAAGATTATTGATGCACGAGATGCAGCATTTGAGAAGAGG AACTATGATGAGATGCTGGCACAGTCGAAAGCTATGCGGAGGGGCGCAGGGGTTGGTCCACAGGCAGCTCCATCCGGGTTTAGGTAG